One region of Quercus lobata isolate SW786 chromosome 2, ValleyOak3.0 Primary Assembly, whole genome shotgun sequence genomic DNA includes:
- the LOC115974137 gene encoding F-box protein At1g47056-like, producing the protein MGQSTSTAAISSRREINHSNRPKSKSTALICPMQPLEDNDDNEIIDGGDPDYISELPDECLACIFQSLNSGERKRCSLVCHRWFRVEGQSRHRLSLNAQSELYPLIDSLFSRFDSVTKLALKCDRRSASICDDALVQISRKCRNLTRLKLRACRELTDAGMDAFAKNCKGLKKLSCGSCTFGAKGMNAVLENCSSLEELSVKRLRGITDGATAEPIGPGAAASSLKTICLKELYNGQCFGPLITGAKNLKTLKLYRCSGDWDKLLQSVTEHVTSLIEIHLERLQVSDVGLLAISNCSDLEILHLVKTPECTNNGLLSLSERCKHLRKLHIDGWKANRIGDEGLIAVSKNCGNLQELVLIGVNPTKQSLESLATNCKNLERLALCGSDTVGDPEISCIAAKCIALKKLCIKSCPVSNQGLEALANGCPSLVKVKLKKCRAVTMEGAEWLKNNRESLAVNLDNGETEQQDASASDGAQENGGAAEFLPPAVPSQMAAAAAAAVAANNMARSTSRSSSMKWRLGLLSGRSFVACTLRRWSSANSNGRGS; encoded by the coding sequence ATGGGCCAGTCAACTTCGACGGCTGCCATTTCCAGCCGCCGTGAAATCAATCACAGCAATCGACCTAAGTCGAAATCAACGGCCCTGATCTGCCCGATGCAACCCCTCGAAGATAACGATGACAACGAGATTATCGATGGTGGCGATCCTGACTATATCTCTGAGCTGCCTGATGAGTGCTTGGCTTGTATATTTCAGTCTCTGAACTCCGGTGAACGGAAACGCTGCTCTCTGGTTTGTCACCGGTGGTTTCGGGTCGAAGGTCAGAGTCGCCACCGACTTTCTCTCAACGCACAGTCGGAACTCTACCCGCTGATAGATTCTCTGTTTTCGCGGTTCGATTCCGTGACGAAGCTCGCTTTGAAGTGCGACCGTAGATCCGCGAGTATCTGCGACGACGCGCTCGTGCAGATCTCGCGCAAGTGCCGGAACCTCACGCGCCTCAAGCTCCGCGCGTGTCGCGAATTGACCGACGCGGGGATGGATGCCTTTGCGAAGAACTGCAAGGGCTTGAAGAAGCTCTCGTGTGGATCCTGTACTTTCGGAGCTAAAGGTATGAACGCCGTGCTCGAAAACTGTTCGTCTCTTGAAGAACTCTCCGTGAAACGCTTACGTGGCATCACCGACGGAGCCACGGCTGAGCCGATCGGTCCCGGCGCGGCGGCTTCGTCTCTCAAAACGATTTGCTTGAAGGAACTCTATAACGGTCAGTGTTTCGGTCCCCTAATTACAGGagcaaaaaacttgaaaacttTGAAGCTATATCGGTGCTCCGGCGATTGGGATAAGCTTCTTCAATCGGTCACAGAACACGTTACGAGCTTAATCGAAATCCACCTCGAGCGTCTTCAAGTCAGCGATGTCGGTCTTTTGGCGATCTCGAATTgttcagatctggaaattcttCACCTCGTGAAAACGCCCGAGTGCACAAATAACGGACTCTTATCGCTCTCCGAACGTTGCAAGCACTTGCGGAAGCTTCACATTGATGGTTGGAAGGCGAATCGAATCGGAGACGAAGGCTTAATCGCGGTATCGAAAAACTGTGGTAATCTTCAGGAATTGGTTCTCATCGGTGTGAATCCAACGAAGCAAAGCTTGGAATCTCTAGCTACGAATTGCAAGAATCTAGAGCGCTTAGCTTTATGTGGAAGCGATACCGTTGGTGACCCTGAGATTTCGTGCATTGCTGCAAAATGTATAGCATTGAAGAAGCTTTGTATAAAAAGCTGCCCTGTATCCAATCAAGGCCTGGAAGCCTTAGCCAATGGCTGCCCTAGTTTGGTGAAAGTGAAGCTCAAGAAATGTAGAGCAGTAACTATGGAAGGCGCTGAATGGTTGAAAAATAATAGAGAATCACTTGCTGTGAATTTGGACAATGGTGAGACTGAGCAGCAGGATGCGAGTGCAAGTGATGGAGCACAAGAAAACGGCGGCGCGGCCGAATTCCTGCCTCCTGCAGTGCCTAGCCAAATGGCTGCGGCAGCGGCAGCTGCTGTGGCGGCGAATAATATGGCGAGAAGTACGAGCCGTTCGAGCTCGATGAAGTGGAGATTAGGGCTATTAAGTGGGAGGAGTTTCGTGGCTTGTACTTTGAGAAGGTGGTCAAGTGCTAACAGCAATGGTCGGGGTAGTTAG